In the Sediminibacter sp. Hel_I_10 genome, one interval contains:
- a CDS encoding DUF5723 family protein, which produces MKHSLPLILLGLLFYSLNFSAQNYTGNTVDNYSGINGAVYNPSNIVGTSFRADVNLISVSAFGGSDYFGINLSDILKSDGGFDIEEDSERFPTNSNNFIFSADVLGPSFMFNLNKKSSIGIITRARGFLNLRGINGELYETVVDDFDSDNDFDFDSSNLAGTIHVWGEIGLTYGRILMDKQQHMLKGGVTLKYLQGAGGLFISSPGLQGQYTAATENLTSQGSLNFGTTNDFNNNDVEFNNLTSGFGLDLGFTYQWHPNKDDEDSRYYQDPYKLKIGVSVTDIGSINYKDADVRTYDMNASVSTATYDEDIEEFLDNNYNNAETGESFKLNLPTALHVLVDYRITKKFLVSGQASLSLVKENNELSNSIINTVTVMPRLETKWFSLFAPLSARQYGDVAFGAGFRLGPLSIGSGSVLSNLLSDSSKTTDVFVGLKIPVYRK; this is translated from the coding sequence ATGAAACATTCTTTACCGCTAATCCTACTTGGTCTTCTGTTCTATAGCCTCAATTTCAGCGCTCAAAACTATACTGGCAACACGGTTGACAATTACTCCGGAATTAATGGCGCTGTTTACAATCCCTCAAATATTGTGGGTACTAGTTTTAGAGCCGATGTCAATTTGATCTCGGTAAGTGCTTTTGGAGGCAGCGATTACTTTGGCATAAACCTGAGTGATATTTTAAAGTCTGATGGCGGTTTTGATATTGAAGAAGATTCTGAACGTTTCCCGACCAACTCTAACAATTTTATTTTTAGTGCCGATGTCCTTGGACCTTCGTTTATGTTTAATCTTAATAAAAAAAGCAGCATTGGAATCATTACCCGGGCCAGAGGATTTCTCAACCTAAGAGGTATTAACGGCGAACTGTACGAGACCGTAGTAGATGACTTTGACTCTGACAATGACTTTGATTTTGACTCCTCTAACCTTGCGGGTACCATTCACGTTTGGGGAGAAATTGGTCTGACTTACGGTCGTATTTTAATGGACAAACAACAGCACATGCTTAAAGGAGGCGTTACCTTAAAATATTTACAGGGCGCCGGTGGTCTTTTTATAAGCAGCCCAGGATTACAAGGGCAATATACTGCTGCCACTGAAAACTTAACATCTCAGGGCTCTCTTAACTTTGGTACAACGAATGATTTTAACAATAACGATGTTGAATTCAACAACCTTACATCCGGCTTTGGTTTAGATCTTGGCTTTACTTACCAATGGCATCCCAACAAAGATGATGAAGACTCGAGGTATTACCAAGATCCTTACAAATTAAAAATTGGCGTCTCAGTGACCGATATTGGGAGCATCAATTATAAGGATGCCGATGTTAGAACCTATGATATGAATGCCTCTGTGAGCACCGCCACCTACGATGAGGATATTGAAGAATTTTTAGATAACAACTATAACAATGCTGAAACCGGTGAAAGCTTTAAATTGAATCTTCCCACTGCCCTGCATGTGTTGGTGGACTATCGTATTACAAAGAAATTTTTAGTTAGTGGTCAAGCGAGTTTGTCTTTAGTAAAAGAAAACAATGAACTGAGTAATAGCATTATTAATACAGTAACTGTGATGCCCAGACTAGAAACAAAGTGGTTTAGTCTCTTTGCCCCTTTAAGTGCTAGACAATATGGCGATGTGGCCTTTGGAGCAGGCTTTCGATTAGGCCCACTGAGCATTGGATCGGGATCGGTTTTAAGTAATTTGTTATCAGACAGTTCTAAAACCACAGATGTATTTGTTGGGCTTAAGATTCCTGTGTATAGAAAATAA
- a CDS encoding nucleoside triphosphate pyrophosphohydrolase family protein: protein MKKYTEAVKQFHTAFKIGYLEAPKADLGLDKNMLRYKLMREENEEYLEAANANDLVEVADALGDMLYILCGTIIEHGLQHKIDEVFDEIQRSNMSKLGADGAPIYREDGKVLKGPNYFKPNIESILKS, encoded by the coding sequence ATGAAAAAGTATACAGAAGCCGTAAAGCAATTTCACACAGCCTTTAAAATAGGATATTTAGAGGCACCAAAAGCAGACTTAGGTCTTGATAAAAATATGTTACGCTATAAATTGATGCGAGAGGAAAATGAAGAATATCTAGAAGCAGCTAATGCCAACGATCTTGTTGAGGTAGCAGATGCTTTGGGGGATATGCTTTACATTCTCTGCGGCACAATTATAGAGCATGGTTTACAACATAAAATAGATGAAGTGTTTGACGAAATACAACGCAGCAACATGAGCAAGTTGGGAGCCGATGGAGCACCTATTTACAGAGAAGATGGTAAAGTGCTTAAAGGGCCCAATTATTTTAAGCCAAATATTGAAAGTATTTTAAAGAGTTAG
- a CDS encoding branched-chain amino acid aminotransferase, whose translation MSNTTTFSLHIEKAKESRLSTVDFTDLPFGKTFTDHMFYCDFIDGAWQQPKIVPYQAMTIDPSARVFHYGQAVFEGMKAYKDEDGNAFLFRPEENFNRINKSAARLAMPEFPKAYFFEGLTTLLDMDKDWIKPGVGNSLYIRPFVIATDSAIAAAPSENYRFMIICSPAKAYYKGTVKVLIAEKYSRSANGGVGFAKAAGNYAAQFYPTRLAQEKGYQQVIWTDADTHTLLEEAGTMNVFFRINDTLITAPVSDRILDGVTRKSLIQLAKDNDLDCEVRPIKVDEIVEASKNGTLKEIFGAGTAAVISPISAFEYKDEMHELPEINDASYSSVLKSKMLAIQHNLAEDKNGWRYEI comes from the coding sequence ATGTCAAACACTACAACGTTTTCGTTACATATTGAAAAAGCAAAGGAATCACGCTTATCCACTGTTGATTTTACTGATCTTCCTTTTGGAAAAACCTTTACAGATCACATGTTTTACTGTGATTTTATAGATGGCGCATGGCAACAACCTAAGATTGTGCCTTATCAAGCCATGACCATAGATCCTTCGGCTCGTGTGTTTCATTACGGACAAGCGGTCTTTGAAGGCATGAAAGCATATAAAGATGAGGATGGTAATGCCTTTCTTTTTAGACCAGAAGAAAACTTCAACCGTATCAATAAATCTGCAGCGCGTTTAGCGATGCCTGAGTTTCCTAAAGCCTACTTTTTTGAAGGATTGACCACTTTATTAGATATGGATAAAGATTGGATCAAGCCAGGTGTAGGTAACTCCCTTTACATACGTCCATTTGTAATTGCTACAGACTCTGCCATAGCAGCAGCGCCTTCTGAAAATTATAGATTCATGATTATCTGTTCTCCAGCAAAGGCCTATTATAAAGGAACAGTGAAAGTACTTATTGCCGAAAAATACAGTCGTTCTGCTAACGGTGGTGTTGGTTTTGCTAAAGCCGCTGGAAATTATGCAGCACAATTTTACCCAACCAGACTTGCACAGGAAAAAGGCTACCAACAAGTGATTTGGACCGATGCAGATACGCATACGCTTTTGGAAGAAGCAGGAACCATGAACGTCTTTTTTAGAATCAATGACACTTTAATTACAGCACCTGTAAGTGACCGTATTTTGGATGGTGTGACTAGAAAAAGTTTGATCCAATTGGCTAAGGACAATGATCTAGACTGTGAAGTAAGACCTATTAAAGTTGATGAAATTGTTGAAGCTTCTAAAAACGGAACGCTTAAAGAAATATTTGGTGCAGGTACAGCGGCTGTGATTAGTCCTATTTCTGCTTTTGAATATAAAGATGAAATGCACGAGTTACCAGAAATCAATGACGCCTCTTACTCAAGTGTTCTAAAATCAAAAATGCTTGCCATTCAGCATAATTTAGCTGAAGATAAAAATGGTTGGAGATACGAGATCTAA
- a CDS encoding DUF4920 domain-containing protein translates to MTPLKTFNNITMKYLLILLVLAATVASCKEEEKQPVEETTQAEEMAYASFGKEISENDAISANQLAAKYESMTVGDSMEVKVMTKIDDVCQAKGCWMKVDLENGEQAMVKFKDYGFFMPKDSKGKNVIINGKAFVNEVPVDEQRHYAEDGGATAEEIAAITEPKITYSFEADGVLLKTE, encoded by the coding sequence TTGACTCCATTAAAAACGTTCAATAATATTACAATGAAATACCTATTGATTTTATTAGTATTAGCAGCTACAGTGGCGAGTTGTAAGGAAGAAGAGAAACAACCTGTTGAAGAAACAACACAGGCCGAAGAGATGGCTTATGCTTCTTTTGGTAAAGAAATTAGCGAAAATGACGCCATTTCTGCAAATCAATTGGCCGCAAAATACGAAAGTATGACCGTTGGAGACTCTATGGAGGTCAAAGTAATGACAAAAATTGACGATGTGTGCCAAGCAAAAGGATGCTGGATGAAAGTAGATTTGGAAAACGGCGAACAGGCCATGGTAAAATTTAAAGACTACGGGTTCTTTATGCCAAAAGACAGTAAAGGAAAAAACGTTATTATCAATGGTAAGGCCTTTGTTAATGAAGTACCGGTTGATGAGCAAAGACATTATGCTGAAGATGGTGGTGCTACTGCAGAAGAAATTGCAGCAATTACCGAACCTAAAATCACGTATTCATTTGAAGCGGATGGGGTACTCTTAAAAACCGAGTAA
- the mnmD gene encoding tRNA (5-methylaminomethyl-2-thiouridine)(34)-methyltransferase MnmD, whose product MKRNIITTADGSSTIQIEEWNEQYHSVHGAIQEANHVYIKHGFLFRSQSEPAISGPLHLLEIGFGTGLNAMLTYETALGAGQLVDYVGVEAFPVASEELAQLNYVDQLEIDANVFKALHESAWNQKTSISEEFSLHKQQKLFKDISEKDRFDVIYFDAFGPRVQPELWDESVFKIMFDALRERGVLSTYCAKGSVRRAMQSVGFLVERLPGPPGKREMLRATKHSSKAE is encoded by the coding sequence TTGAAGCGAAACATCATCACTACGGCAGATGGATCATCTACCATTCAAATTGAAGAATGGAACGAGCAATACCATTCTGTTCACGGTGCCATACAAGAAGCAAACCATGTTTATATAAAGCATGGTTTTCTTTTTAGAAGTCAATCAGAGCCAGCTATTAGCGGTCCGTTGCACTTATTGGAAATTGGTTTTGGTACAGGTTTAAACGCGATGCTTACCTATGAAACCGCATTAGGTGCTGGTCAACTTGTGGATTATGTTGGTGTAGAGGCCTTTCCTGTGGCTTCGGAAGAATTAGCACAACTCAATTATGTAGACCAATTAGAGATCGATGCGAATGTGTTTAAGGCACTTCATGAGAGCGCTTGGAATCAAAAGACGAGCATTTCCGAAGAATTCTCGCTCCACAAACAGCAGAAACTGTTTAAGGACATTTCAGAAAAAGATAGGTTTGATGTCATTTATTTTGATGCCTTTGGCCCGAGGGTGCAACCTGAACTATGGGACGAATCTGTATTTAAGATCATGTTTGATGCTTTAAGAGAGCGTGGTGTGCTGAGCACTTATTGTGCAAAAGGAAGCGTTAGACGCGCCATGCAGAGTGTCGGTTTTTTGGTAGAACGTTTGCCAGGCCCTCCTGGAAAACGAGAAATGCTGAGAGCAACGAAGCATTCATCTAAAGCGGAGTGA
- a CDS encoding TIGR01777 family oxidoreductase, producing the protein MVKKVLITGATGMIGSEIVRVCHQYDIAVYYLTTSKDKLSTEERYKGFYWDPDQKIIDDKCLEGVDAIINMVGATISKRWTSSYKKEIISSRTETAQLLKETIQKHNYPVKHIVSASAVGIYPDSITNYYEEDFEGKSSSFLGDVVEKWEAAVDEFSEIGLKVAKIRIGLVLSDQGGALPEMVKPIKLGAGAPFGSGDQWQSWIHIKDLAMLFVYAVQNNLEGIYNGVAPNPVTNTEVTKIVASVLDKPLLLPNIPEFAMKLVLGEMHILLFESQRVSSNKIENAGFDFTFHHLEAAIKDLY; encoded by the coding sequence ATGGTAAAAAAGGTATTAATAACCGGAGCTACGGGGATGATAGGGAGTGAGATTGTGAGGGTATGTCACCAATATGATATTGCGGTATATTACCTCACCACATCAAAAGATAAGCTATCCACAGAAGAGCGTTATAAAGGATTTTATTGGGATCCAGATCAAAAAATAATTGACGACAAGTGTTTAGAAGGCGTAGATGCCATCATCAATATGGTGGGGGCAACCATCTCTAAGCGATGGACCAGTAGTTATAAAAAAGAAATTATTAGCAGTAGAACAGAAACGGCTCAACTTCTAAAGGAAACGATTCAAAAACACAACTATCCTGTAAAACACATCGTGTCAGCCAGTGCTGTTGGAATCTATCCAGATTCTATTACCAATTATTACGAAGAGGACTTTGAAGGCAAATCATCCTCATTTTTAGGAGATGTTGTTGAAAAATGGGAGGCTGCCGTAGATGAGTTTAGTGAGATTGGTCTAAAGGTGGCTAAGATTCGAATTGGTTTGGTGCTTTCAGATCAAGGAGGTGCATTGCCCGAAATGGTAAAACCCATAAAACTTGGAGCTGGAGCCCCTTTTGGCAGTGGCGATCAATGGCAATCTTGGATTCATATTAAGGATTTGGCAATGCTTTTTGTTTATGCTGTTCAAAATAATTTAGAAGGCATCTACAATGGTGTTGCTCCAAACCCGGTCACCAATACCGAGGTCACCAAAATTGTGGCCAGTGTTTTAGATAAACCTTTATTACTGCCCAATATTCCTGAGTTTGCTATGAAATTGGTCTTGGGAGAAATGCATATTTTATTGTTTGAAAGTCAGCGTGTGAGTTCTAATAAAATTGAAAACGCCGGATTTGATTTCACATTTCATCATTTGGAAGCCGCAATTAAAGATTTGTATTAA
- a CDS encoding YceI family protein: MKKTSLQLLHVLIIALVMTSCQEKAEKANTSDAEAAAVSESTSVNYTVNVTDSQIEWKGFKPTGTHTGTIKIDNGNLTVDDGRLQSGTFVIDMESIEVTDLEGDDKMSLESHLKGTVEGKEGDFFNVNQFPEATFEVTSTESLAAGKSRLSGNLSMKGQKHNISFPVTISNEDGVMKIESEPFTIDRTQWGINYGSKSVFDNLGDQFINDDMELKIMIKAKKA; encoded by the coding sequence ATGAAAAAAACATCTCTACAATTATTACATGTATTGATCATCGCTTTAGTGATGACCAGCTGCCAGGAAAAAGCAGAAAAAGCGAACACTAGCGATGCAGAAGCTGCGGCTGTTAGTGAAAGCACTTCGGTGAATTATACTGTCAACGTTACCGATTCTCAAATAGAATGGAAAGGCTTTAAACCAACCGGTACCCATACTGGGACTATTAAAATAGATAATGGCAACCTTACTGTTGACGATGGAAGATTACAAAGTGGCACCTTTGTAATTGACATGGAATCTATTGAAGTTACCGATCTTGAAGGAGACGATAAAATGAGTTTAGAATCTCACCTTAAAGGTACTGTTGAAGGAAAAGAAGGCGACTTTTTTAACGTGAACCAATTTCCTGAAGCTACTTTTGAAGTGACTAGCACAGAATCTTTAGCTGCTGGCAAAAGCAGATTGTCTGGAAATCTTTCTATGAAAGGACAAAAGCACAACATTTCTTTTCCTGTGACCATTTCAAATGAAGATGGTGTTATGAAAATTGAAAGCGAGCCCTTTACCATTGACCGTACGCAATGGGGTATCAATTATGGATCTAAGTCTGTTTTTGACAACTTAGGAGACCAATTCATAAACGATGATATGGAATTGAAAATCATGATTAAAGCTAAAAAAGCATAA
- a CDS encoding nucleotide exchange factor GrpE → MSNKDKDEVLDDTQDQNQDVTSTENDDNFEAAEELTIEEQLHEDLAKEKDKFMRLFAEFENYKRRTSKERIDLFKTASQDVIVAMLPILDDFERALLHIEEDKEAEEMRKGVLLIYNKLLNTLNQKGLQVIELSAGDTFDADVHEAITQIPAPEEGLKGKIVDVVEKGYKLGEKIIRYPKVVIGK, encoded by the coding sequence ATGAGTAATAAAGATAAAGATGAGGTTTTAGACGACACTCAAGATCAAAATCAAGATGTGACGTCAACAGAAAACGACGATAATTTTGAAGCAGCAGAAGAATTGACCATAGAAGAGCAATTGCATGAAGACCTTGCAAAAGAAAAGGATAAATTCATGCGTCTGTTTGCAGAGTTTGAAAATTATAAACGAAGAACTTCAAAAGAACGTATTGATTTATTTAAAACAGCAAGCCAAGATGTAATAGTGGCAATGTTGCCGATTCTTGATGACTTTGAGCGTGCATTATTGCACATTGAAGAAGATAAAGAGGCAGAAGAAATGCGTAAGGGTGTTCTTTTAATTTATAATAAGTTGCTCAATACCTTAAACCAAAAAGGATTACAGGTAATTGAATTAAGTGCAGGAGACACCTTTGATGCCGACGTTCATGAAGCCATTACGCAAATACCAGCACCCGAAGAAGGTTTGAAAGGAAAAATCGTTGACGTTGTTGAGAAAGGCTACAAATTAGGAGAAAAGATCATCCGTTATCCTAAAGTGGTTATTGGCAAATAA
- the dnaJ gene encoding molecular chaperone DnaJ, whose amino-acid sequence MAKRDYYEILGIDKSASAAEIKKAYRKMAIKFHPDKNPDDNEAETKFKEAAEAYEVLSNADKKARYDQFGHQAFEGGGGFGGGGMNMDDIFSQFGDIFGGAFGGGGGGGFSGFGGGFGGGQRRVKGSNLRIRVALTLEEIANGVEKKIKVKRKVQAPGTTYKTCSTCNGSGQVTRITNTILGRMQTASACPTCGGAGQSIDKKPNDADAQGLKVQEETVSVKIPPGVVDSMQLKVTGKGNEAPGNGISGDLLVVIEETEHATLKREGDNLHYDLYVSLPDAVLGTSKEIDTVTGKVRIKVETGVQSGKILRLRGKGIPSINGYGSGDLLVHVNVWTPKTLNKEQKDFFERMKDNEHFDPKPESSDKSFFEKVKDMFS is encoded by the coding sequence ATGGCAAAAAGAGATTATTACGAAATATTAGGTATAGATAAAAGTGCTTCGGCAGCAGAGATCAAGAAGGCGTATAGAAAGATGGCCATTAAGTTCCATCCAGATAAAAACCCTGATGATAATGAAGCTGAGACAAAATTCAAAGAGGCTGCAGAGGCTTACGAAGTTTTAAGTAATGCTGACAAGAAGGCAAGATATGACCAATTTGGACATCAAGCTTTTGAAGGCGGCGGCGGCTTTGGCGGCGGTGGCATGAACATGGATGACATCTTCAGCCAATTTGGTGACATTTTTGGTGGTGCATTTGGCGGCGGAGGCGGCGGCGGATTCTCTGGTTTTGGCGGCGGCTTTGGCGGTGGTCAAAGACGAGTTAAAGGAAGTAACCTCAGAATTCGAGTAGCGTTAACCTTAGAAGAGATTGCCAATGGCGTTGAGAAAAAGATAAAAGTAAAGCGTAAAGTTCAGGCACCGGGCACAACCTATAAAACCTGTTCAACTTGTAATGGCTCTGGTCAAGTAACAAGAATTACCAATACCATTTTAGGACGTATGCAAACGGCATCTGCTTGTCCAACTTGTGGAGGCGCTGGTCAAAGTATTGATAAAAAACCAAATGATGCTGACGCTCAAGGATTAAAAGTTCAAGAGGAAACGGTTTCAGTAAAAATTCCACCAGGAGTAGTAGATAGCATGCAGCTTAAGGTAACAGGCAAAGGTAATGAGGCACCAGGTAATGGTATTTCTGGAGATTTGTTAGTGGTTATTGAAGAGACAGAGCATGCCACGCTAAAACGAGAAGGAGATAATTTACATTATGATCTTTACGTGAGTTTGCCAGACGCTGTTTTAGGGACCTCTAAAGAAATTGATACGGTAACTGGTAAGGTGAGAATCAAGGTAGAAACTGGAGTGCAATCTGGTAAAATTTTACGCTTACGCGGAAAAGGGATTCCTAGCATAAACGGTTACGGAAGCGGTGATTTGTTAGTGCACGTCAATGTTTGGACTCCTAAGACACTCAATAAGGAACAAAAAGACTTTTTTGAGCGTATGAAAGACAATGAGCACTTTGACCCAAAACCTGAAAGTAGCGATAAGTCCTTTTTTGAAAAAGTAAAAGATATGTTTTCTTAG
- a CDS encoding ABC transporter ATP-binding protein, translating into MTHDLLVADNVSKNFGDFKALNQVSISVPKGSIFGLLGPNGAGKTTLIRIINQITMPDSGRVILDGEPLKPEHIQNIGYLPEERGLYKSMKVGEQSLYLAQLKGLTKQEAKDRLKYWFDKLDIGDWWNKKIQELSKGQAQKIQFIVTVLHQPKLLIFDEPFSGFDPINANLIKDEILQLRDEGATVIFSTHRMESVEELCDHIALIHKSNKILDGRLTDVKRQFKTNTFEVGLKTENAEAVTRAIEEKFAVLPATFRNLNDDLKLNIKLKDTDKSNDLLGFLTSRAEVNHFVEVIPSANDIFIQSVKNS; encoded by the coding sequence ATGACTCACGACCTGTTAGTAGCTGATAACGTTTCCAAGAACTTCGGAGATTTTAAAGCCTTAAACCAAGTGTCCATTTCAGTACCAAAAGGTAGTATATTTGGTTTGCTTGGTCCCAACGGGGCTGGTAAAACCACCTTAATACGGATCATCAATCAAATCACCATGCCAGATTCTGGTCGTGTGATTTTGGATGGGGAACCTCTCAAACCAGAACACATTCAAAATATTGGATATTTACCCGAAGAACGTGGCTTGTATAAGTCTATGAAAGTCGGGGAGCAATCACTATATCTTGCCCAATTAAAAGGACTTACCAAGCAAGAGGCTAAAGACCGCTTAAAATATTGGTTTGATAAATTGGATATTGGAGATTGGTGGAACAAGAAGATTCAAGAGTTAAGTAAAGGTCAGGCACAAAAAATACAATTTATCGTTACGGTTTTGCACCAACCTAAACTATTGATTTTTGATGAGCCATTTTCTGGTTTTGATCCTATAAACGCAAATCTTATTAAAGATGAGATCTTGCAATTGAGAGATGAGGGCGCTACAGTCATTTTTTCTACACACCGTATGGAGTCTGTAGAAGAGCTTTGTGATCATATTGCACTCATTCATAAGTCTAATAAAATATTAGATGGTCGATTAACAGATGTGAAGCGGCAATTTAAAACCAATACGTTTGAGGTGGGTCTAAAAACTGAAAATGCAGAGGCTGTAACTAGGGCCATTGAAGAAAAGTTTGCCGTATTACCCGCAACCTTTAGAAATCTAAACGATGATTTAAAACTAAATATCAAGCTTAAAGACACCGATAAATCGAATGATTTGTTAGGGTTTTTAACCTCAAGAGCAGAGGTCAATCATTTTGTAGAAGTGATCCCAAGTGCCAATGACATTTTTATACAATCTGTAAAAAACAGTTAG
- a CDS encoding ABC transporter permease, producing MNHLPLIIKREYLTKVRNKAFIIMTFVSPLVMVALVALVAYLSQLNNDTERTISVLDETGILSDVFENTEETTYTILSGTNLENAKALVKAQENFGLLHIVKSADSAKVVENVRFYSDESPSLSIISGLERKIEKKLSDTKLQSDGVDLQKIRDSKTDVVIAQETFTGEKTSKIDNVLKLAFGGAAGYLLFMFIIIYGNMIMRSVIEEKTSRIIEVIISSVKPIQLMMGKIIGTSLAGLTQFAIWVIVGGILVFVLTAIFGISITELQTPQQDMMKQAMENPEMANEIQLGIQSFFNLPIANLVTAFMFFFIGGYLLYSSLYAAVGAAVDNETDTQQFMMPIIMPLILAVYVGVFTVIEDPHGTVSTVFSFIPFTSPVVMLMRIPFGVPLWQQVLSFAILIGTFTLTVWFAAKIYRVGILMYGKKPSYKELYKWIKY from the coding sequence ATGAACCATCTTCCACTAATTATAAAACGGGAATATCTTACCAAAGTACGTAACAAGGCCTTTATCATAATGACCTTTGTGAGTCCTTTGGTCATGGTGGCTCTTGTTGCCTTGGTCGCTTATCTTTCCCAACTCAACAACGATACAGAACGAACCATTTCGGTCTTAGATGAAACGGGTATTTTGAGTGATGTATTTGAAAATACCGAAGAAACCACATACACGATATTAAGCGGTACCAATCTAGAAAATGCTAAAGCCTTAGTAAAGGCTCAGGAGAATTTTGGATTACTGCACATTGTGAAGAGTGCAGATAGCGCTAAGGTGGTTGAGAACGTTCGATTTTATTCAGATGAATCGCCATCCTTGTCGATTATCTCTGGCTTAGAACGTAAAATAGAAAAGAAACTATCAGATACGAAGCTGCAGTCTGATGGGGTGGATTTACAGAAAATTAGAGACTCTAAGACCGATGTGGTGATTGCTCAAGAAACCTTTACCGGAGAGAAAACCTCAAAAATTGATAATGTCTTGAAATTGGCTTTTGGTGGCGCTGCCGGCTATTTGCTGTTTATGTTCATTATTATCTACGGAAATATGATCATGAGGAGCGTGATAGAGGAAAAGACCAGCAGAATCATTGAAGTGATTATCTCTTCAGTAAAACCAATTCAATTGATGATGGGTAAGATCATCGGGACCTCTTTGGCAGGTCTTACACAGTTTGCCATTTGGGTTATAGTTGGAGGAATACTGGTATTTGTTTTAACTGCGATCTTTGGTATTAGTATCACAGAGTTGCAGACGCCACAACAGGATATGATGAAACAAGCGATGGAGAACCCTGAAATGGCCAATGAGATTCAATTGGGAATTCAATCCTTCTTCAACTTGCCAATAGCCAATTTAGTCACTGCTTTTATGTTCTTCTTTATTGGAGGCTATTTGCTTTACAGTTCGCTGTATGCAGCTGTGGGTGCAGCAGTGGATAATGAAACAGATACTCAGCAATTTATGATGCCTATCATTATGCCACTTATTTTAGCGGTGTATGTAGGTGTATTTACAGTAATAGAAGATCCGCATGGTACGGTTTCTACGGTATTTTCATTTATACCATTTACGTCACCTGTAGTCATGCTCATGAGAATTCCGTTTGGTGTGCCGTTATGGCAACAAGTATTGAGTTTCGCAATTTTGATTGGTACATTTACGTTAACCGTATGGTTTGCAGCCAAGATTTATCGTGTTGGTATTTTGATGTACGGAAAAAAACCGAGCTACAAAGAGCTGTATAAGTGGATTAAATATTAA
- a CDS encoding mechanosensitive ion channel family protein, which yields MTQDLKKIEEKITESSIWEKTRGFLNQHIDFSEDISVSLFDLLIVATAIFVTTILLRFILRIITRKLPLEDKKKFKVVFGYFRWLVYVIILLITLHTVGVNVTAVFAASAALLIGIGLALQTLFQDIISGIFILVDQTVHVGDIIEIEGKVGRVEEIKLRTTRAVTIDNKVLVIPNHLYLENSLYNWTQNGTLTRENVEVGVAYGSDVQLVKKLLLQAANSHPDVISEPKPTVVFTNFGESSLDFKIVFTIGDSFKAQFPKSDIRFEIDKLFRENNVTIPFPQRDVHVIQREDQNIQLRMRSSEEQ from the coding sequence ATGACGCAGGATTTAAAAAAAATAGAGGAGAAGATTACTGAAAGTTCCATTTGGGAAAAAACCAGAGGGTTTTTAAACCAACATATTGACTTTAGTGAAGATATTAGTGTGTCTTTATTCGATTTGCTCATTGTAGCTACGGCTATATTTGTAACCACTATTTTACTGCGATTTATATTAAGAATCATCACTCGAAAACTTCCTCTAGAAGACAAGAAAAAGTTCAAGGTTGTCTTCGGTTATTTTAGGTGGTTGGTCTACGTGATTATTTTACTCATCACACTTCATACGGTAGGCGTTAACGTCACCGCTGTTTTTGCCGCATCTGCCGCATTATTAATTGGTATTGGTTTGGCGCTACAAACACTGTTTCAAGATATCATTTCGGGTATTTTTATATTGGTAGATCAAACGGTGCATGTAGGCGATATTATTGAAATAGAAGGCAAAGTTGGCCGTGTTGAAGAGATTAAGTTAAGAACCACCAGAGCGGTTACCATAGATAATAAAGTATTGGTAATCCCCAACCATTTGTATTTAGAGAACAGTCTTTACAACTGGACACAGAATGGCACGCTTACTCGAGAAAATGTAGAAGTAGGTGTGGCCTATGGCAGTGATGTGCAATTGGTTAAAAAATTATTGTTACAGGCTGCTAACTCTCATCCAGACGTTATTAGCGAGCCAAAACCAACGGTTGTTTTCACCAATTTTGGGGAGAGCTCGTTAGATTTTAAAATCGTATTTACCATAGGCGATAGTTTTAAGGCACAATTTCCAAAGAGTGACATTCGTTTTGAAATTGATAAATTATTCAGGGAAAATAACGTCACCATACCATTTCCTCAGAGAGATGTTCATGTTATTCAAAGAGAAGATCAAAACATTCAATTACGGATGAGGTCTTCCGAAGAACAATGA